A region of the Scomber scombrus chromosome 17, fScoSco1.1, whole genome shotgun sequence genome:
ACATCAGCAAAATCAACATGGATAGCACACTGGAGCCAAGTTTCTAGCCACCTGAATGAATtcaagtccaatatttacttcCATTTTAGATTTGGTGTGGTATGCAAAACCCTTTAGTTTGCTAGCTGTTTCACCAGACACTCATTTACTTTGgctctttgttgttttgtgttgggAAGGTAGAATAGATTCAACTTGTCTGAGCTTGCTCACTGGGAACGGATGCCTAAATGTTTAGCATTATTGTTTGGTGAGGGCCATCAGACTCAACCATACAGTCTTTGTGAAGGCtagtaacaaaaacaatgagctgcacagagctgcagagttaGCCGTTTACTCACAGTGGGCCCAGCACTACTAGCAGAAGCAACCGTCTATGAATTACAGCCATGTGTTGCTCAATCCAGATGTGAGTCAACTATAACAAACCAGTGTAGGTCAAATGACAGAAGGTAAACTGTTaaaagttttgtgtgtgtgtccacctcACCCTGTGGCTCGCCTCCACCATTTGGAGAGAGGTTTGTCCAGAAGATAGTGTGGTTAATGTGACCTCCTCCATTAAActtcagagcaggctgaaggGCAACCTGTGTTGTCACATCCCCTAAAATACACCCAGGTGAAAAAGTGGACATAAGATCTTTAGCtatcattattttgagtcaCATGATTATTACAAAGTGGCAGTGATATTACATTTCCTCAACATAAATGTATCCTGataatcaacatttaaattacAACTTAATGTTAACAATCCTTTAAAATTAatgattcttttttcttttacatctaTACAcagaatacatacatacatacatatacacagaaGCAATTGAGTGATtagttcatgtgtgtttgtgcttgtacCCTTTGCGAGTGCCTCTTGATATTTCTCCTCTGTAACGTTCAGGTTGTTAACATATGTGGCATGGTGCTTGCTGTGGTGCAGCTGCATTATCTCTGCGTTGATGTGGGGCTCCAAGGCGCCATAGTCGTAGGTCAGGTCGGGGAGCGTGTGCTTCTGCCTTGATGCAGCTACCTGATTTATGGTTTGGCTGAGGCTGCCTGCGCACCTGAACCAAGCCAAGAGAAACAAAGTTGTGATACCATCAGATATAAAACACAGCTGTTACTCTGGCTTAGAGTAGCCAACATGCATGAGGTTATTTGTCTAAACAGAGCCAGTTTATAATTGTTGCTTTACAAATATATGAAACGACATAACTAGGACAACAGTGATGCCTGTGTGATTAAATTGCACAATATTAGCACAAGGCAGCCTGGCACAGGTAGGTTTATCGGTCAAAGTTGCTACAGTTTGGTCAGCCTTGAGCAACTGGCTTAAAGTGACCTCAATACAATACTCATGATTCACAATTAGCCTAGTGTGGTGGGTTACATATTAGCTCAATGCGATAGATATTAGCATAAATGCTGTCTAACTATAACAACAGCCAGTTAAATGCCATTATAGCAGGACAACGCGACTTGAAATACAACTATTCATTTGTGCGCCACAAGCTGAACTAAGTTAGCATCCTGGCTAGCTGACCGTTAGCTTTACATACAATAATAACTGTCTCAAGTTCATGAACAGTCGCTTGCTAACACCGGCAAGCTAACAGAGTAATGGCACTAAGCTGGTGTGTTCATATGAGTTTTACCTGCGTATTTGAGCAACTCTGCAGATCATGTTCACGGTGGGGCTCTCACGTTAGACAGGACAGAGTAAAACTGCCCTTCTTCACTCAGTACATTTCACGCCCTTGAAATGTGCGTTTTCAACCTGACAGCAGACCGTACCATTTCAGTACAGCGGGGGTGTTCACATGAGTGTGCAGAATTACATAATGCTCAGCTGCTACCTTTGAAGCCAAATTCttctaaaaatatatacataaataatatagcaacattaattatataacatcaagatatatttaaatatatttaaatatatttgcgTTATATTATGTATTTGACCCTCCCCcttgtattaaaatgtacaacTAATCCTTGTGGTTGGCCTTAATAAAAGTGCAACTGATCATATGAGTGCAGCAGAAGTGTTATAACATATAGTTTTTTATTCACTTGTAATGTACTTATGTTTATAAAATATACTAtactttatttctatttctaatcACAAGAAGTTAGGGTAAAATATACCGTAcatagtaaaatataaaacagccAGAATAATTGTTTATAATTTGTTATACGTAGAataaattcaaatgaaatgaaaaaagagacaatTATCAAAACTAACAACTATAATCACGTGAACGTCTCTTCCACCACATCAGAGGTAATGCCAGAGATCGTCTATATTGAGTTAATGAATCACTGTGGAGTAAAACCAAcgacaaaaataaatgaatataatttaaaaataatatattgttgAGTTCAAAAGTTCCCAAACATAAAGAATGTAATTCCCCTAGCAGTTCATTTTGACTATTtacttgaaaattgtgaacataAATGTGAGGCCAAGAAATTATAAAGCTTGACCTAAGAAATCAGGGTCCTTGCCACATCACAATCAAGAAACTTGTAACGCTGCCAAAATGAGTAACTCACACTTGCTCTGACGATTATGTGCAAGAGTCAAAAAAGGTATGATAAAAGTACATATATAGGGTACAGCAAAAACATGGCAAAAGTCTTGTTGTGGTCAcagtacaaaacaacaaatgccCTAATAAATTACTCAGCAATTACCCATGTGAACATTTGTCATCTGGTCAATACAAATATCAGTCACTGTTTCTCAAAGCTCAATATGTAACCCAAAATGTCTTGGTTTGTCTCAACCAACAGCCCagaaacccaaagatattagtttactgtcatgaaagattaaagaaacaagaaaatattcaaatttaagaatcatttttagcattttaatatgtaacttttcactcatttatttaaataaatacctaactgtttttatttgatcaaGTTCAGGCCTGTAACAAAAATTGATAATGttataattacatatttatttttatccttatttttttaaaaattgaagtAAAAATTGAAGCAAATGTCCACATGGACTTTACAAATGTTACTATTATAGTTGCTTGAGCTGAAACGCTAGTTGAAGAGGACTACAGAGTGCCAGTTGTGCCAGCCATGTTGTTGGTATCGGTAAATCGCAGCAGAGGGAGAGCTcttgttttcttcctcctctttggtTGCACTGTGCTGCAGCAAGGCGAGAGCCGCACGGCCATCCAGAGCCATTCTGTCCTGCCTTCGCCTCGGTGAGGAAGACGATGATGGCGATTGCACCGGAgctaaacaacaaaatataaacccacagctactttttaaaaataatttggtTGCAATTTTGAGTGTCGTGAAGAGTCAGTGACGTCGAGGGAGTTTCAAGAAACATCGACAGGAACGAGTCCGGTGAGTGTTGTGATGGCTGAAGGCCTGATATCTGCAGCCAAGAGCCCGCTAGTTTCAGGAAAAAGGAGCGCAAGGGAGGGAGTCATTTCCTTCACCGCCATTTTGTGATAACAAGGAGCATAAAACAGAGCCAAGAATTGCATGCTGCCTGGCTTGACATTATAAAATACCGTGTAGCTAAAAACTATAGTTTCATGGCAGGTATGTATTTTGCCAGCGGATGCTAAATGTTGTTAGCAGCCGAGTGTTAACCTTAGTTAgcttatttctatttctttctatCCGTAGCTGCTGACTGCCACACCAGCTAACATTCACATTAGGCTCGACAGATTTTATCAACTGGTAATGTTCATATATAATAAGCGGAGAGGTAGTTAACATGGTTTCCTCAAATCCTGAGCTTTATTTGAAGCCTAGTAGCATTTGTATGAAAATAACGAAGTTGTCCTAATATGTTTTAAACGCCACTGCGTGCGGACAGCCAGCGGGTTACTGCAAGAGATGATGCAGATATTTTAACACACGACACCCAGCTTTGGTTAATGATGTCTTTGTATATTTGTGTCCACTTCCAGAGCTCACAATGACCAACGAGGAGCCTCTACCCAAGAAGGTGAGCGTGCTTTGTAGTCTTAAGTCTGTTATTTGTTTCGTTTTCGTTATTCATGTTCCCCCTTGTGTGTGTTCTTAATCTAATCCGTCCTCGGGTTTTCTTTCCATCCAGGTTCGCCTTAGTGAATCTGACATGAAGACCATGACCAGAGAGGAGCTGTGTGCAAGGTAAATTACAGCTCCGCGCCTGGAGATTTAATATGTCGTCTGGAAACTTTGATCTATCTAGGTTGAGCAGTTAATGTTTACACCGAGTCTGCTCCTGTTAGGTGGAAACAGCATGAAGCATATGTCCAGGTCCTGGAGGCAAAATATGCAGAGCTGTGTTGTAAGTATACCAGCTGATACATAATAACtgtataacaataactatattTTGCTGCTTGTGGGAAGGGTTTTTCTTCTGATGCGTTTGCTTTCTCTCCTCGCTGTCTTAGCCAATGATGTACCAGGACTGAAGGAGTCAGAGGAGAAGctcaagcagcagcagcaggagtcTGCACGCAGGGAGAACATCTTGGTCATGCGACTTGCCACCAAGGAGCAGGAAATGCAAGAGTGCACAGTATGTATCTATTTCTCCACTTACTTAAATCATTTGATAAGAATAAGGGGAACAGTATTATCACATTTAGCACTTTGTACACCCTTCCAATTGATGTTGCACAGTTGGAGCGCTCAACAGCTCTTAAAGTGACACAAAACTGCTTTGTTCTCTATACTGCTCTACTTTCACTGTTATGTGTATAACTAATAGTgtaatactatactataacaCTTATCTCTCAATAACAGCTAAGTCACTTTCATTCctagtttatattatatgatttttaatgttttgatatGTTTATGGTGGATGCTGTTGCCCAATGAGAAGTACATGTTGCTAGATGTCTTTGACACGCTTGATTAGTCTGAACAGTGGGGAAAAAAGCCACAAAATACTGTGTATGCAATAttcaaaaaacaacatgttctGTACTTGTATTGCCATGTATCAGAATCGAAGATTGGTCAACTACTATATCAGTTGGCTCTATTTCAGCCCTGCACCTTGTAGTCATTTTCTATCACGGTATACAGGTTAAAGGTAAATTGTGTCGAGGAGGGCATTCTTTGCTCTTATCAGATTGACAGCTCAGTGAAACATCCAGTGGCTTTGTTGCAGCAGATGCCATTCTTATAGTGCAGCTGGGCTAAACCCAACTCGCATACTTCCAGGTAGAGTTGGCCAAGGTTTTAAACTTGCATGACTTTATTTTTAACCTCACTCTGAGTTGGATATTTTGTCTGAACTGGCTAGACTGTTGGGTGTCTGTTATGATCTGAAGCATTTACTTCCTGTGTGAAAGTATTCAAATCAGTTCTGTGGAAATGtgaggtttttgtttgttttgaagttCCTCGAAAGGAAACCATccagtatttatattttaaaatgatctaatTTAGATCAAGATGCTGTTACAAACTGTAGTAATCTATAGTGGTCCAGTTTATTCTCCTGAGACTCTGGATTGAAATTCTGGTTACTGGCCTACTCAAAAACTCTTAACAGTTAACACTTCTGTTAGGGTTAGATATGCAGTACACTTAACTGGTCACTAACACTGGTTTGTTTCATCCTGCAGACGCAGATTCAGTACCTCAAGCAAGTCCAGCAACCCGGTGCGGCCCAACTGCGGTCATCCATGGTGGACCCAGCCATCAACTTGTTTTTCCTCAAAATGAAGGCTGAACTGGAACAGACTAAAGACAAACTGGAGCAGGCCCAAAATGAACTGAGTGCCTGGAAATTTACACCTGATAGGTAAAGACAATCAAAATAActccccccccaccctctcaaaaaaaaagtcaagactTCCTCACGCCCCCCACCCTCACTCTCACTGCAGGCATGCAGGAACAATGGTGGGGGGGAAGGCTGACAAATGCTGTACTCACCACGAGACTCAGACTTTACAGAAAGCCAGTCACTGCAAAACAAAACCGCCATGTTTTTGTACTCTCGCACTGTGCCAGCTACATATCACATAAACTAAGGTGAAAAGACAGTATGGTCAGGTGACACTTGTGTTTCAGCTCTCTCCCCTCGTATCCCCTCACCGTCCATGGACCAGAAGGAGTCCGGACTGTTCCTGAAGAGGTGGTCTCTCAATCCCCGACACGGATATGCCCTCCCCGCCCCCCCTCAGCTCAAAGCAGACAGTTCACATATTAAATAGGGGGTTTATGGTGGAGATTGAGTCAGGCAGGGAGCATCCCTAGCCTAAAACATcaattgaacattttaaagacaattCCCGTACTTGTTTTATAAAGACATTTAACTGTGGATTacaccacacacatacctgCTAGTCTGCCTGAGAAACGTAAAGACTTTTTGGACAGTCTAGATACATTTCAATAACATGAGGAAAGTTCTAGGATTTAAAAGTAAGACTTTGGGGGGAAAAGAGCCACTAGAAATGACATTAAGACTGTGGGCGGAGCCAGATCCTCGGTCCACAAAGGACTATGGTTCAGGCATGAGGGTCCAGTCGCCTGTGTCTGAACATGGGCCCCGTCACGGTAGagtgtatttacatgttttattttgtgacttgtttctttttattggcatttcatttgatatttctcttgtttctcaaaaacaaacacttactgcagtgtgtgtgagaaccaATAAGCATAATTGgcttttattgtattaatttgtATAAACATTAGGATGAATTAAGCTTAGTGCTTAATTCCTCTGGTAGATATTGAAAACACACTGCTGTAGGTGCACTGAGTCCTGTTTTCAAGTTGTGAATGCAAATGTCTTTAACAAGTCATGTTATAAGTTGATgagaatgtatttattgtatttctgtgtatttttgtgatTGACCTTACAATCTCTCCCTCAGCCATTCACACTAGATTAGACTTTTCTGTCTCCCCTGTGTGGCATAGATCTTTAGCCACTGTGTTCTCAATGAAACCCACATGgagtctgttttgttttttcctgttttttaacaCCAAATTTATATACAGGTCTCTCACACTAAGGTCAGACGGTGAGATTTGAGCTGCCAGTGTGTATGCAGCCCTTTTAAGGCTAAAAGCATGCTTCCTCCTAGCAATTTAGAGTAATTAATGGATATGATAATGACAGCTCATTGAGAGAAAATACAATTAGTAAATGTAATTTACAAAATGTGCGGCACATAACTGCaattttatctgtttttgatCAGTTTGAACAACTATTACCCCTTTAATGAATTTTACTTTCAGATGCTGAATAATTTTccattaatgttaatatttcagTTTCCTCTGGCCAGATTATCTCCATAGGCATATATAGACTTAATAGATGGcagttaaatacagttttaaatgatGTGTCTCTTCTGTGTGCAGGTTTCACACTTCCTCTGATTAGGGCTTTTGTAAAACATAATCACAGTAATTGCTAATGTAAAATTAACAGGTGTGCAGGACTGTTGCAGTATTTCTTGACCTGTTGTTAAGTTGAGAAAGCGGCTCCTAAAGCAGTTTGGTTTTTACTGTTACTTGCTCGTATGTATTTAAAGCCATGACCACACAAAACTAGCGCCTGATTCTGGGGTGCATATTTCCTTTTTGCTATTCTTAGTCAAGGTTTTCTTGCAGCTTGTCATTCTAATATCACTTTGCTCTGTGAAAATTTTTACTCTGACTGTTCTCGCACTCTGTGATGTGGCGAGTGCTTTTGAACTTTCGGCCGCAACACAATTGCTACTGTTATTTTTTGAAGTGCTCACTTTTGTTCAATAATGTAACATGATGCATTTAAAGTGACAGTTTAACAATGGGTGCATCAGATCCATAGAACTGTTGGGTTTAGGTAGCTTGATTTGGGGTTATAGCAACagtgaaaacttaaaaaaaaaaaaaacacatctccaagttaatgttactgtaaggaaaaaaagtctttgTAGTTTCACCCaaagaataattaacatgttattgtACATAACAGATTTTTGTCAGTGGGCTCCTGATAATTCTATAATGCACTGGAGTCAAACCGGTATAATGAAAATCCTGCTGTGGTTAGAGAGTCTTGTCCGGATGATCAGGTTTGAGAGGTTCTGTTTGCAAGTGGGTCAGGGGCATCTCTTTGCcctttgtgtttgtctcctGGTTCACTATGTGATGTGAGACTTGTTTCCCTTACAGCCAAACAGGAAAGAAACTGATGGCCAAGTGTCGAATGCTGATTCAGGAAAACCAGGAGTTGGGCAGGCAGCTGTCCCAGGGACGCATCGCCCAGCTGGAGGCTGAGTTGGCCCTGCAGAAGAAGTACAGTGAGGAGCTCAAGAGCAGTCAAGATGGTGAGCAGTACCCGCATCTCGCTGCCTGATCTTTTTACTTTACCAAGTGTGGCTGCTTGTTATGTGTCCATCTTCTTGATTTGAGTATTGACATTGTTCTTTGTCTGTTCCTGGTTTCCGTCAACCGCAGAGTTGAATGACTTTATCATCCAGCTAGATGAGGAGGTAGAGGGGATGCAGAGCACCATCCTTGTCCTGCAGCAGCAGTTGAAGGAGAGCCGCCAGCAGCTTACCCAAACTCAGGGGGCCTTGGCCGGGGCAGGCCCCAGTAGGACATCCCCCACTGCTTCCTGCTCGTCCGCCGAACCGTCCACCCAGCCTGAGCAGGCCAGTGCACCCTCTGAACCAATGGGTAAAGACTTCGGGAGGGTCTCCAACGGACCAAGCAACGGCAACTCATCCCAGAGGAGCGAGACCACAACACCCAGCCTGTACCGTGAGGTCAGCAGCACCGAGGAAGACTTTCCCATGTCCCCCATGGTCTCCAGTCCCGGTGAAGCTGAGACCAAACTGTCCAACCACTCAGAGGAGGCGTCAGGGAGTCAGACTGGCACGGTGAGAGTTGGAGGACCTGTGGGTTTCGGGAGCCAGCTGAGTGCAGGGTATGAGAGTGTGGACTCTCC
Encoded here:
- the sod2 gene encoding superoxide dismutase [Mn], mitochondrial isoform X2, with the protein product MICRVAQIRRCAGSLSQTINQVAASRQKHTLPDLTYDYGALEPHINAEIMQLHHSKHHATYVNNLNVTEEKYQEALAKGDVTTQVALQPALKFNGGGHINHTIFWTNLSPNGGGEPQGELMEAIKRDFGSFQKMKERMSAATVAVQGSGWGWLGFDKENGRLRIAACANQDPLHGTTGLIPLLGIDVWEHAYYLQYKNVRPDYVKAIWNVVNWENVSERLQTAKK
- the sod2 gene encoding superoxide dismutase [Mn], mitochondrial isoform X1; protein product: MICRVAQIRRCAGSLSQTINQVAASRQKHTLPDLTYDYGALEPHINAEIMQLHHSKHHATYVNNLNVTEEKYQEALAKGDVTTQVALQPALKFNGGGHINHTIFWTNLSPNGGGEPQGELMEAIKRDFGSFQKMKERMSAATVAVQGSGWGWLGFDKENGRLRIAACANQDPLHGTTGLIPLLGIDVWEHAYYLQYKNVRPDYVKAIWNVVNWENVSERLQTAKK
- the wtap gene encoding pre-mRNA-splicing regulator WTAP isoform X1, whose amino-acid sequence is MAELTMTNEEPLPKKVRLSESDMKTMTREELCARWKQHEAYVQVLEAKYAELCSNDVPGLKESEEKLKQQQQESARRENILVMRLATKEQEMQECTTQIQYLKQVQQPGAAQLRSSMVDPAINLFFLKMKAELEQTKDKLEQAQNELSAWKFTPDSQTGKKLMAKCRMLIQENQELGRQLSQGRIAQLEAELALQKKYSEELKSSQDELNDFIIQLDEEVEGMQSTILVLQQQLKESRQQLTQTQGALAGAGPSRTSPTASCSSAEPSTQPEQASAPSEPMGKDFGRVSNGPSNGNSSQRSETTTPSLYREVSSTEEDFPMSPMVSSPGEAETKLSNHSEEASGSQTGTVRVGGPVGFGSQLSAGYESVDSPTGSETSLTQHSNDTDSTTDPHEDKTALVTKGTRTAGSRHAQNGLDSSTSDNAVL
- the wtap gene encoding pre-mRNA-splicing regulator WTAP isoform X2, encoding MTNEEPLPKKVRLSESDMKTMTREELCARWKQHEAYVQVLEAKYAELCSNDVPGLKESEEKLKQQQQESARRENILVMRLATKEQEMQECTTQIQYLKQVQQPGAAQLRSSMVDPAINLFFLKMKAELEQTKDKLEQAQNELSAWKFTPDSQTGKKLMAKCRMLIQENQELGRQLSQGRIAQLEAELALQKKYSEELKSSQDELNDFIIQLDEEVEGMQSTILVLQQQLKESRQQLTQTQGALAGAGPSRTSPTASCSSAEPSTQPEQASAPSEPMGKDFGRVSNGPSNGNSSQRSETTTPSLYREVSSTEEDFPMSPMVSSPGEAETKLSNHSEEASGSQTGTVRVGGPVGFGSQLSAGYESVDSPTGSETSLTQHSNDTDSTTDPHEDKTALVTKGTRTAGSRHAQNGLDSSTSDNAVL